In Candidatus Sulfotelmatobacter sp., the following proteins share a genomic window:
- a CDS encoding aminotransferase class V-fold PLP-dependent enzyme — protein sequence MTLQKDAPARFGRAVRDLWPLDPAMLYLNHGTVGVTPRRVLETQQHLRDEIEREPARFLLRELSMGQSPARKEPPRLRVAMRPVAEFIRARPEDVVFVENATTGANAVLHSFPFERGDECLVTELNYGAVTHAARHAAELRGATVRSIEMPYPVGDPATCVETIAAAIGPRTRLLVVDHITSETALVMPIRAIAERCRARGVAMLVDAAHAPGQLDLDVPSLGVDWYVANLHKWACAPRSCAFLWARADRQAGLHPSVISWGYGKGFLEEFEMVGTRDNTSYLAAPAGLEFMRDLGLDEMRRYQHALAMETGRILTRRWGTTVETPESMIAAMITVPAPSSIGSTREDAQRLRDALLFEDRIEVQVHAIRGRVWLRISAQVYIEPADIERLGEAVAKRA from the coding sequence ATGACCCTCCAGAAAGACGCCCCGGCGCGCTTCGGGCGCGCGGTGCGCGACCTGTGGCCGCTCGACCCGGCGATGCTCTACCTCAATCACGGCACGGTGGGCGTCACGCCAAGGCGCGTGCTCGAAACGCAGCAGCACCTCCGCGACGAGATCGAGCGCGAACCGGCGCGCTTCCTGCTGCGCGAGCTGTCGATGGGGCAGAGCCCGGCGCGCAAGGAACCGCCGCGGCTACGCGTCGCCATGCGACCGGTGGCCGAGTTCATTCGCGCGCGGCCCGAGGACGTCGTGTTCGTCGAGAACGCCACCACCGGCGCGAACGCCGTGCTGCACTCGTTCCCGTTCGAGCGCGGCGACGAATGCCTGGTGACCGAGCTCAACTACGGCGCGGTCACCCATGCCGCCCGCCACGCCGCCGAGCTGCGCGGCGCCACCGTGCGCAGCATCGAGATGCCCTATCCGGTCGGGGATCCCGCGACCTGCGTCGAGACCATCGCCGCCGCAATCGGACCGCGCACCCGGCTGCTGGTCGTCGATCACATCACGTCCGAGACCGCGCTGGTCATGCCGATTCGCGCGATCGCCGAGCGCTGCCGTGCCCGTGGCGTCGCGATGCTGGTGGATGCGGCGCACGCGCCCGGTCAGCTCGACCTCGACGTGCCGTCGCTGGGCGTCGATTGGTACGTGGCCAATCTCCACAAATGGGCGTGCGCGCCGCGGAGCTGCGCGTTCTTGTGGGCGCGGGCCGACCGCCAGGCCGGGCTTCACCCGAGCGTCATCTCCTGGGGCTACGGCAAGGGTTTCCTCGAAGAGTTCGAGATGGTCGGCACGCGCGACAACACTTCCTACCTCGCCGCGCCGGCCGGCCTCGAATTCATGCGCGACCTGGGCCTCGACGAGATGCGCCGGTATCAGCACGCGCTGGCCATGGAGACCGGCCGCATCCTCACGCGGCGCTGGGGCACCACGGTGGAAACGCCCGAGTCCATGATCGCGGCGATGATCACGGTGCCGGCGCCATCCTCGATCGGCAGCACTCGAGAAGATGCCCAGCGGCTCCGTGACGCGCTGCTGTTCGAAGATCGAATCGAAGTGCAGGTCCACGCGATCCGGGGGCGGGTCTGGCTCCGGATCTCGGCACAGGTCTACATCGAGCCCGCCGACATCGAGCGGCTCGGCGAAGCGGTGGCGAAGCGGGCGTAG
- a CDS encoding aminopeptidase P family protein, whose product MSHYLETRRKRVADAWNLTDEFVLLGAGEPIGIPGGADQTYPFVAHSDYFYLTDRETVGGVLAFDPKEGWTDFVPDVTEAERIWEGRTDSPGTSLQILPGWLAARRGRPLVMLGVPLAGLRGEAARTDELGEALMHARRPKDAVEIERMKRAAAATAAGFAAVERLIRPGASERQIQIELEAEFFRHGGDRPAYGTIVSAGSNTAVLHFTPGGRKLREGDLLMIDAGAEVSRYAADVTRTWRAESGASPGTTDAGFFRELYQVVLGILERGVARCTPGTEWRDVHLAACREVAEGLAHLGILKGSADSLVERDAHALFFPHGLGHMVGLGVRDASGYLRGRVRSTRPGLKNLRTDLPLEPGYAITVEPGIYFMPPLLKDAARRAQYADAVDWSRVDELLEFGGIRIEDDVLVTEQGPENLTVAIPRDLAPVR is encoded by the coding sequence ATGAGCCACTACCTTGAGACCCGACGCAAGCGCGTCGCCGACGCCTGGAATCTCACCGACGAGTTCGTGCTGCTCGGGGCCGGCGAGCCGATCGGGATTCCCGGCGGCGCCGACCAGACCTATCCCTTTGTCGCCCACTCCGACTACTTCTATCTCACCGACCGCGAAACCGTCGGCGGCGTGCTGGCCTTCGATCCCAAGGAAGGCTGGACCGACTTCGTTCCCGACGTCACCGAGGCCGAGCGGATCTGGGAAGGGCGCACCGATTCGCCCGGGACGTCGCTGCAGATCCTGCCCGGCTGGCTGGCGGCGCGGCGCGGTCGGCCGCTGGTGATGCTCGGCGTCCCGCTGGCCGGCTTGCGCGGCGAGGCGGCGCGCACCGACGAGCTGGGCGAAGCGCTGATGCACGCGCGGCGTCCCAAGGACGCGGTCGAAATCGAGCGCATGAAGCGCGCGGCGGCGGCGACCGCGGCGGGCTTCGCGGCGGTCGAGCGGCTGATCCGCCCGGGCGCGAGCGAGCGACAGATCCAGATCGAGCTGGAGGCCGAGTTCTTCCGCCACGGCGGGGACCGGCCCGCCTACGGCACCATCGTCTCCGCCGGCTCCAACACCGCGGTGCTCCATTTCACGCCCGGTGGGCGCAAGCTGCGCGAGGGCGACCTGCTGATGATCGATGCCGGCGCCGAGGTGTCGCGTTACGCCGCCGACGTGACGCGCACCTGGCGCGCCGAGAGCGGCGCGTCGCCGGGCACCACCGATGCCGGTTTCTTCCGCGAGCTGTATCAGGTGGTGCTGGGAATCCTCGAGCGCGGCGTCGCCCGCTGCACTCCCGGCACCGAGTGGCGCGACGTCCATCTCGCCGCCTGCCGCGAGGTCGCCGAAGGCCTTGCGCATCTCGGGATTCTCAAGGGCTCGGCCGATTCGCTGGTCGAACGCGACGCGCACGCGCTGTTCTTCCCGCACGGGCTCGGCCACATGGTGGGGCTCGGCGTCCGCGACGCGAGCGGCTATCTGCGTGGCCGCGTGCGCAGCACCCGGCCGGGGCTCAAGAACCTGCGCACCGATCTGCCGCTCGAGCCGGGCTACGCGATCACCGTCGAGCCCGGCATCTATTTCATGCCGCCGCTCTTGAAGGACGCGGCGCGGCGTGCTCAGTACGCCGATGCGGTCGACTGGTCTCGGGTCGACGAGCTGCTCGAGTTCGGAGGCATCCGGATCGAGGACGACGTGCTGGTCACCGAGCAGGGTCCGGAGAACCTGACGGTCGCGATCCCGCGCGACCTCGCGCCGGTGCGGTAG